In the bacterium genome, AGGGCGAGTATACGTATAATACTACAATTCGTTTTAACTGGACTCAGAATAATCCTGACCCTGAAACAGCAATCTATAATTATAGGTTACAGGTGAGGTCTGAAGATGGGACAATATTTGATGGCAGTGTGGGTGACGTTAAGAGTTATAACGTTTCAGGATGTGGATATAATTTGACGTATGAGGCTCGAGTGATGTCACAGAGTGGTGGTGGCTGGAGCGCCTCCTGGTCGGGCTGGAGCGATGGGATAATGGTTGTCCGCCTACTCGATATATCTAACAACTTGATTCATCCCAGGAAAGCAGACAAGACAGCGACTATCAAGTATTTTATAATAAATCCAGCCAAAGTTAATCTAAAAATCTATAACCTGATGGGCGAGCTGGTGATGAGTTTAGTGGATAATGAGAATAAAGGTCAGGAGATGCATACGGAACTCTGGTCGGGAAAGAATGAAAAGGGCTCAACCGTAGCCAGCGGAATCTACTTAGTACATATAGAGGTAGGAGGAGAGAACGCAACAGAGAAAATATGTGTGGTGAAATAAGGAGGGTAAAATGGAAAAACAGAAAGGATTCACTCTTATAGAGTTGATGATAGTTGTTGCTTTGCTCGGTATTTTAGGATACGGGATAATGAAGTTCTTCACCAATACGTACAGAACCTGGTGGCAGACCAGTCAGCAGATTGATGCACAACAGAAGGCGCGTGTGGCTATGGACGAGATGACCAGGTTTATCAGGCAGGCAAGGCCTGTTACGGAAATAGTGGTTGGTAACTGGGGAAGTGAAGAGCCCAATACAATGATAATATTCACCCATATCGATGGCAGGCAGATTTGTTACTCTCAAGTTGGTGACAGTCTGAGACGGGAAGTTGATGATGGAGTTACTATTGTTGGTACTGACTTAATACCGGAAGACCTTGTCTCAGTCTATTTTGTGCTCGATTCCACGACCAGTCCAACTCAAGTGGATATCTCAACATTGACTGTGCGGACTCCGGGAACCGGCGGCGAGCAGGGTAGCCTAACCTTCCCCAGAAAGAGAGTGTTTTTGCGCAATCGTTAATTCCCCTCACCTTATTCCTCTTGCGTGGGGTGGCTATCCGATAAATATGAAATTCTTGGTAGCCGCAACCTTTAGGTTGCGTCTCCGACGAGAAAATTTCGCAGGCTAAAGCCTGCGGCTACCTGAAATGGAGTTATTGAGCAGTTTCCTTGAGGAGAGAGTTGGGGTGAGGGGGTAAAAGAAAGATTTATGAACAAGAGAAAGAAAAAAGGGCTTTTCATTACGCTGGAAGGACCCGATGGCTCGGGAAAGTCCACACAGTCTCTATTGCTTGCTCGCTATTTAAAGAGGAAAGGCTATAAGGTGGTGCGCACCAGGGAGCCGGGTGGGACGTCCATTGCTGAGGCTCTGCGCAGGATAATTTTGAATCCCAAAAATAGAATTTCCAAAGTTACAGAAGTCCTTCTTTATGAGGCTGGCAGGGCTCAGCATACGTCAGAACTTATTCTTCCCGCACTCCAAAAGGGTAAGATAGTGATTTGTGAACGTTATACCGACGCTACTCTTGCCTATCAAGGGTACGGACGAAAGCTGGATATTCGAATGGTTAAGGAGTTGAATCGGATTGCCTCATCTGGTTTGAAGCCCGATTTAACTATTCTTCTTGACCTCGATGTGAGAGAGGGGTTGGACAGAGCCCGAAAAGTCTCTCGGGGAAGGATGGACAGGATGGAGCAGGAGTCTATAAGGTTTCATGAGAGAGTGAGAAAAGGATATCTGGAGATTGCTTCCCGAGAG is a window encoding:
- a CDS encoding T9SS type A sorting domain-containing protein, translating into GEYTYNTTIRFNWTQNNPDPETAIYNYRLQVRSEDGTIFDGSVGDVKSYNVSGCGYNLTYEARVMSQSGGGWSASWSGWSDGIMVVRLLDISNNLIHPRKADKTATIKYFIINPAKVNLKIYNLMGELVMSLVDNENKGQEMHTELWSGKNEKGSTVASGIYLVHIEVGGENATEKICVVK
- the tmk gene encoding dTMP kinase, translated to MNKRKKKGLFITLEGPDGSGKSTQSLLLARYLKRKGYKVVRTREPGGTSIAEALRRIILNPKNRISKVTEVLLYEAGRAQHTSELILPALQKGKIVICERYTDATLAYQGYGRKLDIRMVKELNRIASSGLKPDLTILLDLDVREGLDRARKVSRGRMDRMEQESIRFHERVRKGYLEIASREPGRVKLIKVKETPQKTHLKVVKVIEKLVK
- a CDS encoding type II secretion system protein codes for the protein MEKQKGFTLIELMIVVALLGILGYGIMKFFTNTYRTWWQTSQQIDAQQKARVAMDEMTRFIRQARPVTEIVVGNWGSEEPNTMIIFTHIDGRQICYSQVGDSLRREVDDGVTIVGTDLIPEDLVSVYFVLDSTTSPTQVDISTLTVRTPGTGGEQGSLTFPRKRVFLRNR